GCGCCGGCGCGGCAAGAGCCAGCGCCGCGGCGGCCACCGCCACTCCTGCCCCGAGTGCGGCAAGACCTACGCCACCTCCTCCAACCTCAGCCGGCACAAGCAGACGCACCGCAGCCTGGACAGCAAGATGGCGAGGAAATGCCCGACCTGCGGCAAGGCGTACGTCTCCATGCCCGCCCTGGCCATGCACGTCCTCACCCACAACCTCAAGCACAAGTGCGACGTCTGCGGCAAGGCCTTCAGCcggccctggctgctgcagggccacaTGCGCTCGCACACGGGCGAGAAGCCCTTCGGCTGCTCCCACTGCGGGAAGGCGTTCGCCGACCGCTCCAACCTGCGCGCCCACATGCAGACCCACTCCGCCTTCAAGCACTACAAGTGCAAGCAGTGCGAGAAGACCTTCGCCCTCAAGTCGTACCTCAACAAGCACTACGAGTCCGCCTGCTTCAAGGGCTCCGAACACAGCTGTGCAATAGGGAACTAGCCTCCGCCAGCCCCCCCCGCACCCAGCACCCCCACCCGTCCCGTCCCTCCCCGTCCCTGTGCCGgcgctcctgcagctgctgccggCCGTTCTGTGGCTGCGCGGTGGCTGCAGGACGCgtgcccccagctcccagttccaaccccccagGAGAAGGGTGCCCCCGTGCCCCCAGGACGGGACGgatccagccccagccccagccccacagccaggcGGGTCTCTCTGTGGGGACTTGCCCGGGACCCTCTCCCCCACCCAGCACAGACCTTCCCCCCAGCTCGTGACGCTcactgatatttatttaatttattactgttatttatttagagtTGCTGCTTCTCCCCCCGGGAACCGCCGGGGAGGAAAGACATTCGCTGCTCCACCCCCCCCAGGAGCAAAAACTCCCCTGGTCCATACCAGGGATGGGACCGTGGGCCGAAGAGCCAGGACTGATGGCTCGGCAGGACTGACGGACACCTGCCTCGGAGGCTGGGACCCGCAGCCCAGGCCCCTGCCGTCCCCCCACCTGCatgggagcagccctggggcaggacCCGCACCCGAATTGTggccccccccacacccccagacccttctggggctgctgctggccccccCAGCCAGACGCCAGCCCCCCAGGAGGAGCGGGTCGGTGGTACCGCAGAGCTCGGGTGAGTCTATTTAATTGCTCttcttatttatattatttattccTTACCCTTTTCACTATTTATTTGCCAAGACTGGCGGGGCCGGCAGCCCTTCCGCACGGCTcgcaggaggcagcagagctgcagcagcgccGCCATGCCCAGGACAGAGCCGTGGGGACAAGGACGGGGACAGGACCCCGAGAGCCACCGAAAAGCAGGCACGGAGGCGGGGGCAACGTGAGGCGGCtgagcagcccccccccccccccccaaaccccacaaGCCCCCCACGAGGGCAGAGCCGCTCTCCTTTGTCTTCCTCGGAGCCGCGGGGTCCCGCTCTGCTCCCCGCGCCACCCCAGCGGGGACAACCCAGCGATTCTATGCAACCTCCCCGCAgacccccccccggccccgcagcgagCCGCTTCCTACCTCGGGCCACGAGCTGCCACGGCCCCCCCAGCCCGTGCCAGCACCCCGAAACTTTTGGGGTTCAGCCTGGACCTCGCGCGCCCCCCGCGCCGTCTTCCTGCACCGTCTTCCTCCCGCCGTGGCCGCGGGTCCCACGGGCTCGACGCCTCCCAGGCAGGGACGCTCGCGAGCCCCGAGGGCACCGTGGTGGCCACCCCGTGGGCATCGTGGCCACGCACCGCGT
This genomic window from Cygnus olor isolate bCygOlo1 chromosome 16, bCygOlo1.pri.v2, whole genome shotgun sequence contains:
- the SCRT2 gene encoding transcriptional repressor scratch 2, whose amino-acid sequence is MPRSFLVKKLKADAFPVAGVPAPPYAPLEPPYALPGPAAGDGYLQHCLAPAAYDSDKKQGLPPAPPDPAYAPGQEEYSDPESPQSTFSARYFNGEAAVTDSYSMDAFFITDGRSRRRGKSQRRGGHRHSCPECGKTYATSSNLSRHKQTHRSLDSKMARKCPTCGKAYVSMPALAMHVLTHNLKHKCDVCGKAFSRPWLLQGHMRSHTGEKPFGCSHCGKAFADRSNLRAHMQTHSAFKHYKCKQCEKTFALKSYLNKHYESACFKGSEHSCAIGN